The Canis lupus dingo isolate Sandy chromosome 34, ASM325472v2, whole genome shotgun sequence genome contains the following window.
caattaacaaatggatcaaagacatTATTAgatatctacccaaagaaaatatacagatggcaaataaacgtatgaaaagatgctccacaccatatgtcatcagagaaatgcaaattaaaacattgaCCTACCACTTCCTACCCATTAGAATGGCCTGAATCATGAacactgacaccaccaaatgctggtgaggatgtggagcgaCAGGCTctgtcattcattgctggtgagaatgtaggAGAATGAAAAGGTTCAACCCCTTTGAAAGACACTCTGATGGTCTCTTATAAAGCTGACGTGCACTTACCATGCAATCCAGCCACCACGTTTCTTGGTATTTACTCAGAGGAagtgaaaacttatgtctacacaaaagccTACTTGCGGCAGTTTTATCCTTCATTGCCAAAACCGGAAGTAACCAAGATGTCCtccagcaggtgaatggataaataagctgtGATAcgtccagacaatggaatattgcttagtactaaaaggaaatgagttattaagccataaaaagacacGGATGAGTCTTCactgcatattactaagtgaaagaagccaattagAAAAGTCTATTGTGGGacaccccagtggctcaggggttgagcatctgccttcagctcaggctgtgaccccgggtcccgggattgagtcctacattgggctccccgcagggagcctgcttcaccctctgcctgtgtctctgtctctctctctgtgcctctcacgaataaataaataaaatcttttttaaaaacccactcagttcattgtatataaaaaaagaagagtctaTTGCATGATTTCAGACATAGGACATTCTGCAAAATGTAACACtatgaaaatagtaaaaagatcagtgattatCAGGCATTGGTGGTAAGAGGGATGAGTAGGAAGAGACAGAGGCTTTCTAgcacagtgaaaatactctgcatgGTCCTTAATGATTGATATATGCTCTTACGCATTAGTTCCATCCCGTAAAATGCATACCAAGAATGAACTTTGGGTGATTATCAGGTGTCAGTATAGTTCCATGAATTGTAACAAGTGTAccactcggggggggggggtgttgatAACAGGGCAGGCTAAGCATGGGTGGGGGCCCAGGGGTATATTGGAAATCTCTAcgtctttttcttgattttcccGTGAACctgaaattgctctaaaaaaccgtctttaaaaaataaccatgtaaatatattaaagtcTTAATGGAAAAGGTTGACGAGAAACATGAATATATACGAGGAATGTTAGCCTATGGATGGAAATGTTAGAAATGAAGACAATTTTGAATGAAGAATTTATTTGATGGGCTTAACACCATCATGCTGTGTTCCCTTTTTTAGAGTAGTCTCTCTAGAGATCACATGTTTGTGTGTTATCACGATCTACCTTCGGACCATAGTAAACCACTTCACAAACAATGACAGCAGAATTACActtatgcccccccccccactctcctTCGTGTTTATGTTGTCATATACATCAGTGGTCAACATTTCAATTTGGGTCTTTCATGTCTTTGTCCGGCATGTTCCATCTTTCCCCAGGCACCAGCCCGTGGCATGCAACCATAATAATGTCCTCGTCTATTAATTTTATCATGTGTCATCTCTGGGTCAGTTTTAATTGGTATTTCCCCCCTACTTAATggattatattttccttctttgcttgcttgctgagtaacttttttttaaaagagagagcaagagaacatgagagtgcacgtgcatgtgtgcacgtgagcatgagtgggggtaggggcgaggggagacagagagagagagagaatatcttaagcACGGTCCACACCGGgtgcaaagcctgatgtggggcttgatctcaggatcctgacctcatgacctgagctgaaaccaagagtcagacacttaaccaactgagccacccaggcgcctccgcTTGCCAAGTAACGTTTGATgggatgccagacattgtgaattttaccttgttgTGCTCCTGAAGATATTTTTGAGCTTTCTTCTGGAACGTAGTTAAGTAACTCATTAAGAAATCCCTTCCCTTTAGatcttgcttttaaaaagaagttttattagGTAGGACCAGAGCAGCGTTTAGTCCGTCCGGGGTTCGTTTTTTCCCCACTGCTGACACAGGCCCTTCTTAGTACTTTAACTAGGTGTCCACCAGCAAAcgttttctgcaaagggccagatggtaaatattttagactttgtgggcTATCTAGTTTCAGTCCCAACTACTCAATTTTGTCCCTGTAGCACGAAAGCGACCCTAGCAAGTACAGAAGGAAATGGGCGCGGCTGTATGTCAATAAAATGTCATTCACAGCCTTGTGGTCAGTGTGGGGCTGCCTTGGCTGGCACCATAGCTGGCCTTCCCCTGCTCTAGTCCATCAACCATGATTTATGAGGTTTTGTCTTCTGTCTTGTGGGAAACAGACCCTGTCCTGGGCTCTGCTCCCTGGAATACTCTTGAGCAGCTTCCTCACTGTCATTTGCTCGTCGGGACTTAGTCGAATATTCGAGGGGGGTCTCCAGCAAATCTTGAAGttttcctcccccccccaggATTCTACTCTATGGCCTACTGATGCTCTGactcccctgctctccctcctccatgTCCTCTGCCCTGCTCACCCTGGGTTCCCCTCCTCGCACCGTGGTCTGGAGTCTTTCTCTCGGGAGTGAGCTGGGGCACCTGCAGTTCTCACCTCCTTTGCTTCCTCAGGGATCTCTAACCTTCTTTGCTTGATGTCTAATATTTTAGGAGCTGGTCCTTCCAGCATTTTATGTGGGAGGACAAATCTAGTCTACTTCTAGGTGAAAGGATAAATCTGGCATTTATCTTTGCCAAAATACATAGTATTAATAGATCGTGTCTGTGACACATGAAGCTACATCTCCATGTTCTTTTCCCCTAGAACGTGCAAATATAACTCGTAAGCAAAAATAGTCAACATCGAGCAAACAACAGATGACTTTAGCCATCTGTGAAAATAACCTCATCTTAGAGAATGGTTGGGAACTGAGCTATTGAAGAAGGCTTGGGAAGTAGCCAGGTCCAGTCAAGGTCACTGTAGTAAATCCTCAGAAATTAATGGTAACTGAAGAAGCCAAAAATGATCAACTCGTCTATCTGAAGAATGTATTCATCATATTTATTTACGATTACCTGCAATATTTGCATTAGGCCCTAAATTTATGATCCCCTCGATGGCAAAGACATGCGacccttttttcctctctgttttaaTCTAGCATCTAGTGTGGGGcataagaatgttttaaaagcttatcaggtaaattttttaatgacttatttatttatttgagagagagagagaggggagaaagagcacaccagcaaggggagggacagagggagaaggagagaatcccaagcagactccccgctgaccgTGGAGCCCGACACGGGTAGGACTCAGTCTCagcaccctgaaatcatgacctgggctgaagtcaggagCCGGAccctcaactgattgagccaccaggtgtccctcaggTAATTCTAATATGCAGTCGGGTGATTTTAATCTGCCTGCGTGCTGGCTAGCACTAATTGAAGCAGTATGTCATATGAGACACCCCCCTTCAAACCGcagcaatacaaaaaaaaaaaaaatcttttccgtATTTAATGGAGGTTCTGAGTGCTGAGCATTAAACAAGTGCCCAATACGTGCACAGTAAATAGAAGGTTTAGACGCCGACCTCAAAATGCTTACCATCTACTTGGggaagcaaaacaaacacaagTGAAACAGTTAAGCAAAAGCCACAGAAGCTGTGGTGGGTGATTAGCTCCAGACTGCAGTGGACTAACTATATTTTCCCTAAAACGTCAGTAAAACAGAAAAGTGGTGCAGGTTAGAACAGTCAAGGCAGGCTGTCTCGGAAGAACTGGGATTTCacctcaaataaaatattctgaaagtacaaagaaaatattcGTACTTGCTGGAGCCAtttcttttattcctcattttaaGATGGATCAATGAAAAACTCGAGAACTACTTTACACAGCATACTCAAAGTTAATGATTTCCTAAAACGTGTTTTAATAGCCAATTTATTAGTCTCTTCCATGTCTCGCAGTTCTGTTCTCggccattaaaaatttttttctgctaaGAAAGCGTATGTgatgccattattattattacttcattAGAGATGAAAAGGGAGAGCTGTCGAcatctaaaactattttttcacgttttattttttgcaaaccCAAGAAACTTTTGCCATAAACCCACCTCCTTATTTTCAATACGTGCCTTTATGTTGGGGAAATATCTAGCCATTTTGCCTAAATAGCGCTTTGTGAAAACCACCTTTGAGGCGCGTCTAGCTTTTCAATAAGCTTTTAGGACTGTtcgtctgtctgtctgcctgcctgtcaGAAAACCAGGAGGTCATTCTGCTAGAGGCAGGAGAAGTTAGAGACCCAGCAGGGCTCTAGGGCACAGAGATGTGTGCacaacctccctccctccaccattTCCACTTCCCTCCTGGCCTGCCCACCGTGGGGCTTGCACGCTTGTCGGGGGGCCCTTGCCTTCTCGGCAGCGGTACATGGGggcctttttaaaatagaagcagTGGCGCGGCACATCCTGTTCAAGGAACGGCGGCGTCCGTCCTTAGCGCCTGATGCCCCGAGCAGCTGTCTGAGGCACTTGCCCCCAGATTCCCTTTGGAGAGAAGTAAACAAATGTGGCCATCCAATGCAGTACATTTGGAGCTGACCTCTGAGGCCATCTATTTTAAGCAGATTGTAATTTTGCAAAATGCATGGCCCCACTCCAAATGTTTATTTAGTGTTGAATGGTCTCCAACTGGCtggttggcctttttttttttttttttttttttttgatggtgttGAAAGCATTAAGGAAGATCCCAGTAATAGATGTTGGACGTGCACTCGTCTTGGTGTCCAGTGATTCATCTTGCGGGGCGCCACAACGAAAATCCCCTttagggagagacaggcagataaGCCCGGCTCTACGGCAGCTGGCTTTGTGGCAGCGACCGTTATTTCTACCCTTCACGCCCTGACACGAACCTCCTTTGGAGAAGAGCCTCCCTTGGAAGTCCCGCCCACGCAGCCCCTTTCGTAGAACACACTCCCCGCACAAAGCACTGGGCTCGCCTCTGGTCCTCACAGTGAGCACGGAGGCAGGTATTGTTTCCCcgactttatttttgtttttttaaatttttatttatttatttatttatttatttatttatttatttatttatttttgtttccccaaCTTCAGAAATGAGAAGACTGCAGTTCTGATTGCGACTGACGTGAAGATCCACGCCGAGGTCATCCTCAGTCTTCATTCAGAAGTCACCCTCCTGTCATTTTACCCCATGAAAGATTGCATGTCAAcggggttcccccccccccacccacacccccggTGTGGCCATGCCGGAGcagctccttttcctccttcctatcCCTGAGACGAATTTTGGCTCCAGGATGTGACAAAATGAACGCGTGGGGatgaattttctgttcttttgtaaGTGGTAGCGATGTATCGTCCGTGTGCAAAAGAGCCCTTCGGGGGATCATACACAGGACCATATTCCCCTGCACGTAtttagagaatgaaaaacaaaataatacaaaaacaacaacaacaaaaaaaacaaccgtTGCATGTCATTGAGCCTCAGCTCACTTGCCTTTGGGCTCCAAATGTCCACTTGCTCCTTGAAGGCACAGCTTTGGGTAGAACCTTGGGTTAAAAACAGCCGTGGGGTGGTTTAAGGGAGCAGTTGGCTCGGAGATTGGCCTGGTCTGGAGAAGGGGCGTGGACAGCCGCGGGTCCTCCTGCAGTCTGGGGGGGCTCTTTCGCTCCATCCCTGACACCTAGGCTCCCCCCAGGGGCTAAGCATCACAAGGGAGGACGTCAATTGTTGCCGCGCTGCCAAGTCCTCCTCTCTGTGACCGGCTCGAAGGGGGCGCAGGGCCCGGGCTGTGCCTCGGGCAGACCTCGTTCCCGAGCTCCACCTCCACAAGCTTGCCAGGCAGAGGTCTGGGTGCTAAGGGACGCCCGGTCTAGGCCGCTCCGTCGCCACCCTGTGAGCTGTGAGCGCACCCGAGACCCTCACGGTGAAGGGAGCTGCTGGGAAGGCCgcagccaagggcaggaagctcGCAAAGCTCTTCCCCGTCCCAGGACTGGGGGGGCGAAGTCCTGCAAGACGCGTGGGGCACCAGGCGGAGGGGAGACGGCGAGGCGTGAGGCCGGAAATTGGATGTCACAGCTCTCTGCGCAAACAagtaacttttcttcttttctttaaatttatttttttaaatattttatttatttattcatgagagagagagagagagaggtagagacacaggcagagggagaagcaggctccatgcagggagcccgacgtgggattcgatcccgggaccccggggtcacgccctgagccgaaggcaggtgctaaaccgctgggccccccgggaatccctttctttttttttttttaaaccatgtttattgatggatttttaaaattccaggacAGTCACCACCCGGTTATGCTCACGTCGGGTGTCTGCGGAGCGAGAGGACGTTGCCCGGGCTGGGCAGGACGAGGCCCTCCTGGGCCCCCGTGGGCTCCGCCCGcgccctgcccgccccctccGGCGACCGTCCTCGATCGCTAAGCGTCTGTCTCTTGGCTTGTCTCAATTTTTCcttgtttcgtttcttaaatttcacgtaTACATGAAATTGCGTGGCACTTGCCTCTTGTGGCCGGACCCAGTTCCTCGGCCTTACACTGTCTCGAGGCAGCCCTGCTGCAGCCGGGGCCGGAGTCGACCCCCCGGGGCGGGCACACTGGGCTGCCCCCTGTCCGCCCGCCTGCCGATGGCCCCGAGCCTCGCACGTCTGGCTGCTGGGCCGGCGCCGCGATAAACACGGGGCGCCCAGGACTGTCATAAACCGGGTGACTTCCCGCGTATGAGTGGACACACCTTCGCAACCCCCCCAGGCCACCTGCACCCTCGTCCCCGACACTGGACAGCTGGCCGCTGGCTCACGACGCTCgtggccccctcctgccccctcccgccccgccgcccggctTCGGTGTCCCGTGTCCGGGTGTTCCCGGCCGCTGCTCCCCGGGCGGCCTCGGCGAGGAGGATGTCGCAGGTCGCCTGCTCCGGGGGGGCCTTCACCATATGCTCCTTCAGTAACTCGTCACGGGCGCCTCCGCGGTCCTCCCGTAGGCCACAGTCTCTACGGTTCCAAACCAGACGCACTTCCCACTTGATTCCGGTCTCTTCTCCCTCCCGCAGCTGCTTCCCGCCAGGGGACCGCCCTGTGCTCTCTGCGGCCTTCGTCCTCGACCACTTGGCTCCGTCCCCCTCGCAGGGAGACTCGGCTCTCGGGACCtcagcctgggctctggggaccCGCTCAGGGCGCGGGCCCGGCCGCCTCCTCCCTGCCCGGGGCCCAAGCCTCGCACCCAGCGCAGCTGCTTTTACCTACGTGCTTACCTTTGCAGCATTtcttccctcccatcccctctgCAAAATTCACTCTCACGCGTGGTTTCTCTTCCCCAAAGTCGCTTTTCCTCCCCGCCACCCATTAGAGGCCCAGGGGCCCTTAGTTGGGTGTGCTCCTCAAGCCCTGCTTTCCTGCGCCCACCCGCAGCCCGTCCCCCCGAACCGCCGGGCGGCCCACGTCCCCACCCCCGGCTCTGCCTTCCACGGGCTTCCTCTGGCTTCCGCTGCCCCCTGCGTGTTAACAGGCCGAGCGCTCCCGGAGGCCTGTCCTCGCCCGCGGAGCCTGCACGACAAAGCAGGGCCGGGCCCACCCTCAGAGGAAGCCCAGGAGAGAGCTGGGAGCCGGGACGACATGCGTCGTGGTGTCTCGGGGTCACGCGGCCGCTCCCTTCCACCTGCTGTGAGGCCCCGGAACAACCTGCCAAGACCGCTGGCACCCAGCTTCCTAACCACGTACCGGGATCAGTCTTGCTTCTGTCCTTTGGTTTCCTGATGCCTCTTTGAGCTGCTCTTGGTGACTCATTCACCCTGTGCCCACCTGAGCCCCAAGGGCACCTGAGCTCCTGCTGACTCCTGTCTCACCTGGGCTGCTGCCTCGTCCTCAGGCGCCCGCGTGGGCCACGGAGCCCGCCGGCCTGCTCGGTCTTCATCTTCCTAAGGACCTGGTGCGCCCTTGCCTTGGCTGCCCCGTCCGGCAGGCCCCATCAGCCTTCCTGGGCCTCTGACTTCCTGCTGTTCTTCCCCAGATCGATTTAATGATTGCGTATTGAGCGCTAGTTGTGCACAAAGCATCGTGTAACTCGAGTCAGAGGTAAATAATGAGTGTGCAAGTACTTTCTCTCAAGGAGTTACAGTCTAATGAGAGATTATAAGGCCAATTTATTTGGGAAAGTCAGTCTGTGATTAAACTCCTGTGTGATATCCAGGAAAATGGAAGATGAGGTCCCGTGTGTGCGTGCGCACGCGGGGCGGTGGTGGCGAGGCCAGCTTGCGTGGCAGAGGCGGCACGTGGGGCCGACTCCAACCTGGATGGGACCACAACCAGCGGACACGTGTCTGCAGGAAGAGCAGAGCGAAGTTTGACTCAACCTGGAGTAACATTTCTCAGCGGAGTCCCGTGACTGCTGCCGGGGATGCTAAATGTCCTCATTCCACGACACGGTGACCAGCGTCAGGGAGGCA
Protein-coding sequences here:
- the LOC112645994 gene encoding uncharacterized protein LOC112645994 → MSGHTFATPPGHLHPRPRHWTAGRWLTTLVAPSCPLPPRRPASVSRVRVFPAAAPRAASARRMSQVACSGGAFTICSFSNSSRAPPRSSRRPQSLRFQTRRTSHLIPVSSPSRSCFPPGDRPVLSAAFVLDHLAPSPSQGDSALGTSAWALGTRSGRGPGRLLPARGPSLAPSAAAFTYVLTFAAFLPSHPLCKIHSHAWFLFPKVAFPPRHPLEAQGPLVGCAPQALLSCAHPQPVPPNRRAAHVPTPGSAFHGLPLASAAPCVLTGRALPEACPRPRSLHDKAGPGPPSEEAQERAGSRDDMRRGVSGSRGRSLPPAVRPRNNLPRPLAPSFLTTYRDQSCFCPLVS